Proteins found in one Camelus bactrianus isolate YW-2024 breed Bactrian camel chromosome X, ASM4877302v1, whole genome shotgun sequence genomic segment:
- the LOC105081001 gene encoding ferritin heavy chain-like produces MPAGPSQGRQNYHPDCQGASNSPVTLELHASYVCLAMAFYFDRDDVALKHLARFFLRRSRHLGERAESLMPLQNQHRGRLCFHDIRKPDRDAWESGLRSMQCTLRLEKRVSQSLLDLHQLASDKSDAHLCHFLQSHCLNQQVEFIKELGDHITTLCKMGTLKVGMAEYLFNKLTLG; encoded by the coding sequence ATGCCCGCCGGGCCCTCGCAGGGGCGCCAGAACTACCACCCCGACTGCCAGGGCGCCAGCAACAGCCCCGTCACCCTGGAGCTCCACGCTTCCTACGTGTGCCTGGCCATGGCCTTCTACTTCGACCGCGACGACGTGGCCTTGAAGCACTTGGCCCGCTTCTTCCTGCGGCGCTCGCGGCACCTGGGGGAACGGGCCGAGAGCCTGATGCCCCTGCAGAACCAGCACAGGGGCCGCCTCTGCTTCCACGACATCAGGAAGCCAGACCGCGACGCCTGGGAGAGCGGCCTCCGGTCCATGCAGTGCACCTTGCGCCTAGAGAAGCGCGTCAGCCAGAGCCTGCTCGACCTGCACCAGCTGGCCAGCGACAAGAGCGACGCCCACCTGTGCCACTTCCTGCAGAGCCACTGCCTGAACCAGCAGGTCGAGTTCATCAAAGAGCTGGGGGACCACATCACCACCCTGTGCAAGATGGGGACCCTGAAAGTCGGCATGGCAGAGTACCTCTTCAACAAGCTCACTCTGGGTTAA